The sequence below is a genomic window from Dermacentor albipictus isolate Rhodes 1998 colony chromosome 2, USDA_Dalb.pri_finalv2, whole genome shotgun sequence.
GGACAAAGCAGAACCAGACCAGACAACtcaacatgaaaaaagaaagaaagaaagagatccAGCAAAAGAATAATGACAATGTAACTGGTGTACCACTAATGCTTGCTGTTTTACAAAAATTTAACCAAACCTTAAATAATACATCTGGAAAaacccatctcacaatgaatGTCAATTTTACTGCAatcagcattgaagcaatgtatcGAAACACCATACTGCAATGTAAACGAAACAGCACAGTCCGTATTGCCATAGCCATCAGCAGAAATTATACGAGGACAGCTAACGCCAGAACACTTTCCTTATTTTTGCCTTCACAGACTTTATCCTTGCGTTTACTGCTGTTCATAACAGCTTAGAGTTTCATATAatatttactagagggaactacggcgctagtgtctacaggagctgcaagcGAGGTGCTTCAACCAGCataggaatgatggttagtaGAGACcttggatttgcctaaacttggtCCTCCTGGCTTTAAACGCCTTTGCAACTTTCTAAACTCATCATTTTCAACAACGTATGgctataaataattaaataatcaTTATTAAAATTGATGGCAGGATTAGAACACTAGACCTCTAGCATAGAAGCCAGACATTGAAACCATTCCGCCACAGACACATGCATCGATAAGCGGCACAGAACACCCTAATAAATTTCTCACAGGCAAGTGAGCACCTTTgaatttggccacctcgacaggctgaATCACTCCAATTAGTAGCAATTATGCTTGTTGAGGATAAGGCCATGTATGAGACTGATAATAGGCTTGTGGTGAATCTGGAAACAGTACCCTCCTTTTTGCTGTCGATAAAGGCAGTGGAAATAGTGAGCCCGGAGCAGACAATGGTGATGGTAGGACGGAAGAAGCCATTAACTTGAGACTTACCCCGGGCACAGACATTGGTGGTGATGAGGACACGGTCGAGACCCTTGCGGAATCGTTCTAGTACAGCAATACGCTGTTCAATGGTGAGCTCGCCGGAGAGCAGGGCCACAGCATGACCCTCCTTGGTCATTTGTCCGGCCAGCCAGACAGCTGCCTGACGTGTGTGGCAAAAGATAATTGTCTGCCCAATAGCCAGCACACCGTAGATGTTGGAAATAGCCGAGAACTTTTCTTCCTTACTAGCACACACCACATAGTACTGCTTGATGTTCTCCAGGGTTTCCTCCTCCTTGCGCAACCGGATCACCACGGGGTTGGAGATGATCATCTCTGCAAACTCCATCACATCCTTGTCATAGGTGGCTGAGAACAGCATCATCTGGCAGTTTGGAGAAAGCCGCCTGCAAAGACATATGCCACACTGCTAAATGACTGCTGAAATACCAAATGGACACTACTTAACAAAAAAGATgcaagggcccctcaccaggccgcagagcaaatttcggttatacgctggaagttgttagtTGTGTGCTGGAAGTTGTAGAACactctaaggagtgttctaccgcaagcatttttcaaattggttcactAATAGccaagatataaatatttcagagtCGCAAACCCTCAATTTCAAAAGACGAACACCCctgccaagagagacactctCCCCACTTGtcccatctagcctccgcaaacaaaattccttccctgcgttcgcCCATGCCGGAGCTGGAGAATTGCGTGATGCATACGTCACGAGCAAagactcttttttctttctcgctttttttgCTGCGCGACGAGCTAACAGTGATGGCCTCAAACGCGAGCTGTTACGTTTGTCTTGTTTCGtgcagcgcatgattttgtgcgctgtgcactAGGACAACCCTGACTAGCAATATAAGCCAGTGCTGcatgaacactgaggcagacgcaagcggatcacagagcatgatcgcgcactggaacacggtagaaaatcaCATAGTTTCGTTGTCAGCACGCATGACTGCACTACatgagaacaagcagacgaaacgtaAGTACATCTCGCTTGCTGCAGTGCAAAGTAAatcaaaaacatgcagacattctgtttttgtgcattttataatttctctaaactttaatttgtctagtgatgcaacagattacacaaataacagatgttgccttgaatgatTCTCAAGGACATGAGTCACTATGAGCGACATCACAGCACGAACACATGCACATAGGAGCACGTGCGCACATACGTCAACCCTCCAGTTTGGAGCACGGTGCCGACGAGGAGAAAGGCAAATGGCATTCAGTTTGAAACTTCAGCTGTTTCCGTGGCGCGTAGCAATGTAACACTTGGCAGACATGATCgttagcacgcattgtatgcactgcacttgtcagctcaaaatggccagacctagtGCGGGGTGCTTTAAACAATCATTTATTCTTCACATTATGACAGCTAGCAACTGTGACACTTTGTGGTGGAGTTGGTAAAGATCAGCACACCTAGAAAATGGGAAAGGTAAAAACATACAGACATGCCAGATGTGTTTATTAATATTAAATAATCTTGCAAACATATGACAAATGCACCAGTGCAACAAATAAGCATTCTGATGATGAACACACAGAatataacaaaaacaaaagtaagaGGTAAACAAAACAGATGCATCTATAAACCTAAACAGGCACTGCTTTTGCTTATTTTGTTTTTCAGTCGTCAAAAACAACTCTACCATTTAAGTTATACAGTCAAATATTGGCCATATACATACATCCTTCTATACAGTAGTATGACACATGAAATCATAGCTTATCCAATAGCAGTTCAACAAGGGATTACAGGTTTAGTATTGCACAGCGCTGCAATTATACACAGCAGGACATGTCGGCTAAGCTGTAGCCTGCCTTCTGAAAACACAACAcacaaacagcgctaagcaaatGCTGCACAGCCATTATAAACCAGTGCAGAACAATATAAACATTGAGGGCACTCACTTGTGGATGCGTATGGACTGGTCATGATGTCCCTGCTGGGCAATCATGATGTCTGCCTCATCCAGCACAAAGACTTTGATGCGTGACAGGTCAAAGAATTTGAACTTGAAGGCCCAGTCAATGATCTTTCCTGGTGTACCCAGGATTACTTGGTCTTCTATCTTTTCTCCTTGCGAGACTGAAAAGCACAGGAACATCACCTTCATAAATTGTGAATGATGGCAGCTAGTACACTGTCTTTGATAGAATGCACCAATGTCTCAGTACAATCAGTTTCACCTCATTTTCCAACATTGAAGGGGAACTGGTGTAAAATTGTTCTCGCcttttgttgctttgttagtAGCCACCAACTCCGTAATTACGATACGACGGATCAATATGTCGAACAAGCAAAAAAATCACTAATTGTAAAGTCTTTTAAACTGACAAATTCGAAACGTGCGCCCTATTCTTTGGTGTCACGTTTGTTTACAAGTCATCTGCATACATCGTGAAAATTGGGCGGGTGAGGGGTCACGTGGTGTCACTGATGCATGGGTCAATGCAGCAGTCGAAGCCACATTGTGATCATAGGTATGAGGCATGAGTTTACAGGAAAACAGCAATGATAACACCAGGGAACAAAGTTTATTATTAAAGCGAAAACCTTAggtgtctatgttggcggtgacCTTGGGAAAACTGTGCCATGACGAAAAGTGGCCAACACCACAGAGAGTAAAAACACGTAAAAGATAACTTGGATTGATgtcacatttctcagggaggttcctgtaaacaaagtaaattaatggctaaTGGTAAACAAGTAATTAATGGCCAGAAAGCCTGACATGCAGCACAGTACTGAGAGCTTGCAACAATGTCGTGACAGCCGCCTCATTAGAACACTGCTAGCACATTAGTATGCTGTACTTGTTGAAATACATTTATGTCCAAGCATATTTGTGCCTGTGCGTCAAAGGTTGTGAGCAGTACTAAAACACCGTGCAATTACATCGCATGCAAGCTAAGTGTAGCAAATATGGCAGACAACATAGTTTTGACTGGCTTGCTTACACGTAGTTTTAACTTGTTCCTTTACAAATGATGCTCTTATAGATGTCCTCCCTCCTGCCCTCCTATCACAGACAATTTTCTACTTATTTTATATCACTGTACTTAAGGCTCATCCCCTCTTTACAGAATTGCTTGAATGCTGAAAGCTGCAAATCTCGTTTTCAGTTATGCTCTGCCCAGCAACACATTCTTTTAAGCTGTCACATGGTTCACCACTTCGTACACATGTTTGAACCACTTCTTTCGCGGGGCACTTTGGTGGCTGTCATTTCTTAACACTGCCCTTCAGTGATTTGCTATTTCTACTCCTCTGCCTCAGGCTTTCATTGTCTGACATTTCTGGAGGGGCTGCCAATGTCTGTTTTCAGTTAATTCACTTTGGCGTGTTACCCAAAAGATGGCAGGAACTTCATATAGCTGCACACAAAGATAAGCCATATTAAGTTTAAAGCTCGACAGAATGTTTTTTTGCTACGTATGGTGCTTTAATACGGAATGATCaacgattgaacaaaatcatccCAAAGCCCATATAGGGGGCTGCTAAAGCTTGCAATGCAGCAGGCATCATGCAACACAGCCCGGCCGACAAGGCAATAGACGGCAAAAATGAGAAGGAACCTCACAGGTGACTCCGCGCACGGCATAGCAGAAGGTGATGCGGGTGCAGAACTGTGCCATCCTCTTAGCCACCTCGCCAGTCTGTATGGCCAACTCGTACGTGGGTGACAGTATCAGCACCTGCGGGTACCGCTGCTCCTCCTCCACTCGACTTAAGCTGGCCAGAATAAAGGCGGCAGTCTTTCCCGTGCCGCTCTGTGACTGAGCAATCATGTTCTGCGGAGGGTCAGCCAACAACGTGGGTAATGCCGTCTCCTGGATCTTGGACGGCAGGTCAAAGCCACTCGCGTACACGCCTTTCAGAAGTTCTGGGCGAAGCTTCAGCTCTTCAAACGTCTTGATCGAGTACAGTGGCGACTTAGGGTCTTTGCGCTGGACCTCCACGTCATGTGTCGAGCGCACAAGACGCGACCGGATTATTTTCTGCATCAATGACGCCTCCGCCGGGGTGACCACTGAAACGAGGAGCGCGTAGTGTAACCACGTGGTCGTCTCGCTCACGTAAAACACGCATTGCAATACTTACCGGGCTCATCTCCCTCTGTAGCCGCTGGTTTGCTATCAGGGTCACTGGACTTTTCATCGTTGTCGCTCGGACCTGCGTCTCCGGACCCATCGATGCTAACTCCCGACACCTGCAAAACAAGTGTCAGCGAACATTGCCGTTTCTCACAACGTTCTCTTTACCTTGTCAGTGAGAC
It includes:
- the Dbp80 gene encoding DEAD-box helicase Dbp80 → MSSWAQDADEQEKLVSSLTDKVSGVSIDGSGDAGPSDNDEKSSDPDSKPAATEGDEPVVTPAEASLMQKIIRSRLVRSTHDVEVQRKDPKSPLYSIKTFEELKLRPELLKGVYASGFDLPSKIQETALPTLLADPPQNMIAQSQSGTGKTAAFILASLSRVEEEQRYPQVLILSPTYELAIQTGEVAKRMAQFCTRITFCYAVRGVTFSQGEKIEDQVILGTPGKIIDWAFKFKFFDLSRIKVFVLDEADIMIAQQGHHDQSIRIHKRLSPNCQMMLFSATYDKDVMEFAEMIISNPVVIRLRKEEETLENIKQYYVVCASKEEKFSAISNIYGVLAIGQTIIFCHTRQAAVWLAGQMTKEGHAVALLSGELTIEQRIAVLERFRKGLDRVLITTNVCARGIDVEQVTVVVNFDLPVDMKGRADCETYLHRIGRTGRFGKSGIAVNMVEGNRSLAVLKQIEEHFARPIQKLDAEDMEQIEKIQK